In Numidum massiliense, a single genomic region encodes these proteins:
- a CDS encoding SH3 domain-containing protein, with the protein MQSVQVASEENNVTTRKVSGEYTVAVGVLKVRSGADTTYEELGTLTYGKKIKVTGKTSNGWYRFKFNGKTAYANCAFIKPVTKE; encoded by the coding sequence ATGCAGTCGGTACAAGTAGCATCTGAGGAAAACAACGTTACTACAAGGAAAGTGAGTGGCGAGTATACGGTGGCGGTAGGTGTTCTTAAGGTGCGATCAGGTGCTGACACAACTTATGAAGAACTAGGCACGCTAACCTACGGGAAGAAGATTAAAGTGACAGGGAAGACGAGCAACGGCTGGTATCGTTTTAAGTTTAATGGGAAAACAGCTTATGCAAACTGTGCCTTCATTAAGCCTGTAACAAAAGAGTGA
- the trpB gene encoding tryptophan synthase subunit beta has product MSLAQTKVGFFGDFGGSFVPEQLQGVLDRLDEAFQTYKDDPDFRQELDHYLREFVGRPSPLYFAERLTDALGGAKIYLKREELNHTGSHKINNVMGQVLLAKRMGAKRIIAETGAGQHGVATATGCAMFGIDCVIYMGEEDTKRQALNVFRMELLGAKVVPVTTGTRTLKDAVDAALGDLMANYENTFYLLGSAVGPHPYPTIVRHFQSIIGREARTQLLEQEGRLPDLITACVGGGSNAIGLFSPFVQDETVKIVGVEPGGRGSARGEHAAPITYGGPGEIHGFKCYVMKDDDGAIQPTHSIAAGLDYPGVGPEHSYYKASGRADYVTVTDEEALNAFQVLSKAEGIIPALESAHAVAYAMKVAPQMDREQIVIVNLSGRGDKDVQQVFDLVQR; this is encoded by the coding sequence ATGAGCTTGGCACAGACTAAAGTAGGTTTTTTTGGTGATTTTGGTGGAAGTTTTGTCCCGGAACAACTGCAGGGAGTCCTCGATCGGTTAGACGAGGCGTTTCAAACGTACAAGGACGATCCTGACTTTCGGCAGGAGTTAGACCACTATTTGCGCGAGTTCGTCGGGAGACCGAGCCCGTTATATTTCGCCGAGCGCCTAACAGATGCGTTGGGCGGCGCAAAAATTTATTTGAAACGGGAAGAGTTAAATCATACTGGCTCACACAAAATAAACAATGTGATGGGGCAAGTGTTGTTGGCCAAACGGATGGGCGCCAAGCGGATCATCGCTGAGACAGGTGCGGGACAGCACGGCGTCGCGACGGCGACGGGATGCGCCATGTTCGGCATTGACTGTGTCATTTACATGGGTGAAGAGGACACAAAGCGGCAGGCGTTGAACGTGTTCCGCATGGAACTTCTCGGCGCGAAAGTCGTCCCGGTTACTACAGGGACACGCACATTGAAGGACGCTGTCGACGCGGCGCTCGGTGACTTGATGGCGAATTACGAGAACACGTTCTACCTGCTCGGTTCGGCCGTCGGGCCCCACCCTTACCCGACGATTGTCCGCCACTTCCAATCGATAATTGGGCGGGAAGCGCGGACACAACTGTTGGAGCAGGAAGGGCGTTTACCGGACCTCATCACCGCGTGCGTCGGCGGCGGCAGTAACGCCATCGGGTTATTTTCCCCGTTTGTGCAGGACGAAACAGTCAAAATCGTCGGTGTAGAACCAGGTGGAAGAGGCAGTGCACGCGGTGAACACGCCGCGCCAATCACGTACGGTGGTCCGGGTGAAATCCACGGTTTCAAATGTTACGTGATGAAAGACGATGACGGGGCAATTCAACCGACCCACTCCATTGCCGCCGGGCTCGACTATCCCGGTGTAGGCCCGGAACACAGTTACTACAAAGCGAGCGGCCGCGCGGACTATGTGACCGTGACAGACGAAGAGGCGCTAAACGCGTTCCAAGTACTTTCGAAAGCGGAAGGCATTATTCCCGCGTTGGAAAGCGCACACGCCGTCGCTTACGCGATGAAAGTGGCGCCGCAAATGGATCGCGAGCAAATTGTCATCGTCAACTTGTCCGGCCGTGGCGATAAAGATGTGCAACAAGTGTTTGATCTTGTGCAGCGGTAA
- the treC gene encoding alpha,alpha-phosphotrehalase — MLDIGEKRTVNRHNGTGHDDQWWRKAVVYQIYPKSFYDTTGSGTGDLQGIIAKLDYLQTLGVDVIWLTPIYESPQHDNGYDISDYYRIDPAYGTMADFEQLLEKAHRRDIKVIMDMVVNHTSTDHEWFQEAKQSRTNPFRSYYIWKDGKNSDLPNNWQSKFGGPAWAYDEQTDQYYLHLYDVTQADLNWENEQLRQSVYEIMHFWLQKGIDGFRLDVINLLSKDARFPDDDGSVPPGDGRKFYTDGPKIHQYLQEMNREVFRKYDMMTVGEMSSTTVEHGLRYTQPARHELDMVFQFHHLKVDYPDGEKWALADADFHQLKQILSMWQVKLHEGGGWNALFWCNHDQPRIVSRFGDEGRYRKESAKMLATTLHMMQGTPYIYQGEELGMTNPNFARIDDYRDVESLNAYGALRDGGMSEKDTLTVIQQRSRDNARTPMQWDASPAAGFTTGVPWIPVAPNYREINAEEALEDHDSPFYHYQQLIRLRKKYDIITYGDYRLLLPDDPHIFAYVRTYLDEALLVVSNFYEQPATFVLPDELLGIPAFARAVGVDGVGCEDSGTVGGGTNSESDGMPGDVARRANGSRVLIANYPNSVGDFRKIALRPYESIVYYLS, encoded by the coding sequence ATGTTGGACATTGGGGAAAAGCGTACCGTAAACAGGCATAACGGGACTGGGCACGACGACCAATGGTGGCGGAAGGCTGTCGTCTACCAGATTTACCCGAAAAGCTTTTACGATACGACCGGGAGTGGTACGGGGGACTTACAAGGCATTATCGCTAAGCTCGATTATTTACAGACGTTAGGGGTAGACGTCATCTGGTTGACGCCGATTTATGAATCGCCGCAACACGACAACGGCTACGATATTAGCGACTATTATCGCATTGACCCCGCCTACGGAACGATGGCTGATTTTGAGCAGTTACTCGAAAAGGCGCATCGCCGCGACATTAAAGTGATTATGGACATGGTCGTCAACCATACGTCGACGGATCACGAATGGTTTCAGGAGGCAAAACAATCGCGCACGAACCCGTTTCGATCTTACTATATTTGGAAAGATGGCAAGAACAGCGACTTGCCAAACAACTGGCAGTCGAAGTTCGGTGGCCCGGCCTGGGCATACGATGAACAGACCGATCAGTACTATCTGCACTTGTACGATGTGACTCAGGCCGATTTAAACTGGGAAAACGAACAACTGCGCCAAAGTGTCTATGAAATTATGCACTTTTGGCTGCAAAAAGGGATCGACGGTTTCCGCCTTGATGTGATCAATTTGCTGTCGAAAGACGCGCGCTTCCCCGATGACGACGGTTCAGTACCGCCAGGGGACGGTCGGAAATTTTATACCGATGGCCCGAAGATTCATCAGTATTTACAAGAAATGAACCGCGAAGTGTTTCGTAAGTACGACATGATGACTGTCGGCGAGATGTCTTCGACGACGGTTGAGCACGGCTTGCGCTACACGCAACCGGCACGCCACGAACTGGACATGGTATTCCAATTCCACCATTTGAAAGTGGATTACCCGGACGGAGAAAAATGGGCCTTAGCGGACGCCGACTTCCATCAACTCAAGCAGATTTTGTCGATGTGGCAAGTGAAGTTGCACGAAGGCGGTGGCTGGAATGCGCTTTTCTGGTGTAACCACGATCAGCCACGCATCGTCTCTCGCTTTGGCGACGAGGGGCGCTACCGGAAGGAATCGGCAAAAATGTTGGCGACGACACTGCACATGATGCAAGGGACGCCGTACATTTACCAAGGGGAAGAGCTGGGCATGACGAACCCGAACTTTGCCCGCATTGACGACTACCGCGACGTGGAATCGTTAAATGCGTACGGTGCACTGCGAGACGGTGGCATGTCCGAGAAGGACACCCTCACTGTGATCCAGCAGCGGTCGCGGGACAATGCGCGTACGCCGATGCAATGGGATGCGAGTCCTGCCGCTGGTTTTACGACGGGTGTGCCGTGGATCCCCGTCGCGCCGAACTACCGGGAAATCAACGCGGAGGAGGCGTTGGAAGACCACGATTCACCGTTTTACCATTACCAGCAGCTGATCCGCTTAAGGAAAAAATATGATATTATCACATATGGAGACTATCGTTTGCTGCTACCAGACGATCCACACATCTTTGCTTATGTGCGCACGTACCTAGACGAGGCGCTACTCGTAGTGAGTAACTTTTATGAACAGCCGGCGACGTTTGTGTTACCCGACGAGTTGCTGGGGATTCCAGCGTTTGCGCGAGCGGTTGGGGTAGACGGCGTAGGTTGCGAAGACAGTGGGACGGTTGGTGGTGGCACTAATAGTGAAAGTGATGGCATGCCAGGCGACGTGGCGCGTCGCGCGAATGGGAGTCGCGTGTTGATCGCTAACTACCCTAATTCCGTGGGAGACTTTCGAAAAATCGCGCTCCGGCCGTACGAGTCGATTGTGTATTACCTTAGCTAG
- a CDS encoding carbohydrate ABC transporter permease, with translation MKKKKKISIGKIILYVILGLYAVVTCVPFLWALSSSFKTLEEIVSGSISFIPKQFTFENYMQIFLQEGMFPRWLLNSTIIAVVGTGLNLLFNSMAGYALARLSFPGKKSLFIVILAVLMIPMQVTMIPNYLILKLFGWLNTYQGIIVPGMINATFIFMMRQFFINFPKELEEAAEIDGLSRIGTFFRVVLPLARSALAAQTIFVFMGFWNDFMRPLIVMSDPSMFTLPLGLNTFKGQFVSYWNYIMAASMVFTLPVLLLYTFFNKYFVKGISFTGGK, from the coding sequence GTGAAGAAGAAGAAAAAAATTTCCATTGGAAAAATAATTTTATACGTGATCCTCGGTTTATATGCAGTCGTCACTTGCGTACCGTTTTTGTGGGCCTTGTCGTCCTCCTTTAAAACGTTAGAGGAAATTGTGAGTGGCTCCATCTCCTTTATCCCGAAGCAATTTACATTTGAGAACTATATGCAGATCTTCCTGCAAGAGGGGATGTTCCCCCGCTGGTTGTTGAACAGTACGATTATTGCCGTCGTGGGGACAGGGCTCAATTTACTGTTCAATTCGATGGCGGGTTATGCCTTGGCTCGGCTCAGTTTTCCTGGGAAGAAATCGCTTTTTATCGTCATTTTAGCGGTGCTAATGATTCCGATGCAAGTGACGATGATCCCGAACTACTTAATTTTAAAACTGTTCGGGTGGCTGAACACGTACCAAGGGATTATCGTACCGGGAATGATTAACGCCACCTTTATTTTTATGATGCGGCAGTTCTTTATTAATTTTCCGAAAGAACTAGAAGAAGCGGCGGAGATTGACGGACTCAGCAGAATCGGCACGTTTTTCCGCGTCGTCTTGCCCCTGGCTCGCTCGGCGTTAGCAGCGCAAACGATCTTCGTGTTTATGGGTTTTTGGAACGATTTTATGCGCCCGCTAATCGTCATGTCCGATCCGTCTATGTTCACGTTGCCACTCGGACTCAACACGTTTAAAGGGCAGTTCGTCAGTTATTGGAACTACATTATGGCCGCATCGATGGTGTTTACGTTGCCCGTCCTGCTCCTGTACACCTTCTTTAACAAGTACTTTGTAAAAGGGATTTCCTTTACGGGCGGAAAATAA
- a CDS encoding carbohydrate ABC transporter permease, with the protein MKRKKKYSRKALREATQGYVFMSPTVFVLAMFIIGPLLYAVFLSFHKVQLLGTTSYKFVGLDNFLRIADDQRALIALWNTFKYVVIVVPIQTLLALVLAAILNAGLKAQKFFRIVYFLPTLTSSAVLALIFMWMYNKNGLINHVLDLVGLPTYNWIGDPNVALTSIMIMNIWSTAPYFMVIYLAALQEIPDSIYEAADLDGANVIQKFWHITVPNLRPITSFVVIMGLIGTFQLFDQSYIFSGGSGGPNNATLTVVLLIYQYAFKSLGTMGYAAALALLLAIVILIATLLQRKLSKEESLY; encoded by the coding sequence ATGAAGCGCAAGAAGAAATATTCGCGGAAGGCGTTGCGGGAGGCGACACAAGGCTACGTCTTTATGAGTCCGACGGTTTTTGTCCTCGCGATGTTCATTATCGGCCCGTTGCTATACGCTGTCTTTCTATCGTTTCACAAAGTACAATTGTTAGGGACGACGAGTTACAAGTTCGTCGGGTTGGACAACTTTTTGCGTATTGCCGACGATCAGCGCGCACTTATCGCCCTTTGGAACACGTTCAAATACGTCGTCATCGTCGTCCCGATACAGACGTTATTGGCTCTCGTGTTGGCAGCGATCTTAAATGCCGGTTTAAAGGCACAAAAATTTTTCCGCATCGTTTACTTTTTACCGACACTTACTTCCTCTGCGGTTTTAGCGTTAATTTTCATGTGGATGTATAACAAAAACGGTTTGATCAACCACGTGCTAGACCTCGTCGGTTTACCGACGTACAACTGGATTGGCGATCCGAACGTCGCGCTAACGTCGATTATGATCATGAACATTTGGTCGACCGCCCCTTACTTTATGGTCATTTATTTAGCGGCGTTGCAAGAAATACCCGATTCGATCTATGAAGCAGCTGACTTGGACGGAGCGAATGTCATCCAAAAGTTTTGGCACATTACTGTCCCAAATTTGCGGCCGATTACGTCGTTTGTCGTCATTATGGGGTTGATCGGCACGTTCCAATTGTTTGACCAGTCGTATATTTTTTCCGGCGGGTCGGGGGGTCCGAACAACGCCACGTTAACCGTCGTCCTTTTAATTTACCAATATGCGTTTAAATCGCTTGGCACGATGGGGTACGCGGCTGCACTTGCACTGCTGCTGGCGATCGTCATTTTAATCGCGACATTGCTTCAGCGGAAACTATCTAAAGAGGAATCGCTTTACTAG
- the treP gene encoding PTS system trehalose-specific EIIBC component: MDIRQTAADIIASIGGKDNIAKASHCVTRLRFALVDEGKVDQKALEQIDAVKGSFSANGQFQVVIGQGLVDKVYVELTDLAGIEESSKQDVKDEAEKKLNWLQRGVKMLADIFIPILPAIVTAGLLMGINNILAGKGIFYAGKSVVDVHTAWKDFADIINLIANTAFTFLPALIGWSAVKRFGGNPLLGIVLGLMLVHPDLLNAWGYGEAKEVPVWNLFGLTIEKVGYQGQVLPVLFASYALAKLEIFLKKRIPDAFQLLLVAPIALLVTGFLSFIVIGPVTFGLGNAITLFFTTIFDKFAILGGLVYGALYAPLVITGMHHTFLAVDLQLIGDMGGTFLWPIVALSNISQGSAALAMMLVSRDEKVKGLSLTSAISAYLGITEPAMFGVNLRFRYPFISAMIGSATAAVWITLNKVLAPSIGVGGLPAFLSIVPEKWLPFFIGMAVAIVVPFVLTFVIGKARKQ, translated from the coding sequence ATGGATATTCGGCAGACGGCGGCAGACATCATTGCATCTATCGGCGGTAAAGACAACATTGCCAAGGCGAGTCACTGTGTGACGCGGTTGCGGTTTGCACTCGTCGACGAGGGGAAGGTCGACCAAAAAGCGCTCGAACAAATTGACGCGGTGAAGGGATCGTTTTCCGCGAACGGGCAGTTCCAAGTCGTCATTGGACAAGGGCTCGTCGACAAAGTGTATGTCGAATTGACGGATTTGGCTGGAATCGAGGAGTCATCGAAGCAAGACGTAAAAGATGAAGCGGAAAAGAAACTCAATTGGTTGCAGCGCGGGGTAAAGATGCTCGCAGACATCTTTATTCCGATCCTGCCGGCGATCGTCACCGCTGGGTTGTTGATGGGGATTAATAACATTTTAGCGGGTAAAGGTATTTTTTACGCCGGTAAGTCGGTCGTCGACGTACACACGGCATGGAAAGATTTTGCTGATATTATTAACCTAATCGCCAATACGGCGTTTACGTTTTTGCCTGCCCTAATCGGATGGTCAGCGGTGAAGCGCTTTGGCGGTAACCCACTACTTGGGATCGTGCTCGGACTCATGCTCGTTCACCCCGACTTATTAAATGCGTGGGGATACGGGGAAGCAAAGGAAGTTCCCGTCTGGAACTTATTCGGACTAACGATCGAAAAAGTCGGTTACCAAGGGCAAGTGTTACCGGTATTGTTCGCCTCATATGCACTGGCTAAACTGGAGATCTTCCTTAAGAAGCGCATTCCCGACGCGTTTCAGTTGTTACTCGTCGCGCCGATCGCCCTACTCGTGACAGGCTTTTTGTCCTTTATCGTCATTGGACCGGTGACGTTCGGCTTAGGGAACGCGATTACGTTATTTTTTACAACGATTTTCGATAAATTTGCGATCTTAGGTGGTTTAGTTTACGGTGCGCTATATGCGCCGCTCGTTATCACTGGGATGCATCACACCTTTTTGGCTGTCGACTTGCAGCTCATCGGGGATATGGGTGGCACTTTTTTGTGGCCGATTGTTGCCTTGTCCAACATTTCGCAAGGGTCAGCCGCACTGGCGATGATGCTCGTATCGAGAGATGAGAAAGTAAAAGGACTGTCGCTCACTTCAGCGATTTCCGCCTATCTCGGCATCACGGAACCGGCGATGTTTGGAGTTAACTTGCGCTTCCGCTATCCGTTCATTTCGGCGATGATCGGTTCGGCGACAGCAGCCGTATGGATTACGCTCAACAAAGTACTGGCACCGTCGATCGGCGTCGGTGGTTTGCCCGCCTTCTTGTCGATCGTTCCAGAAAAGTGGCTACCGTTCTTCATCGGTATGGCCGTTGCCATCGTCGTACCGTTTGTTCTTACGTTTGTCATCGGAAAAGCGCGGAAGCAATAA
- a CDS encoding LytR/AlgR family response regulator transcription factor, whose protein sequence is MNAILVDDEPHALDYLERHLAKISNIEVVGKYIDPFVGKEKTIEKAVDVVFLDINLPKMNGLQLAEQILARKPDVTVVFVTACDEYAVHAFEVNALDYLVKPVRSDRLRKTIARIEEHLRTKKNRQRPQDEPIRVNVCRQLTVQAENELAEMIRWRTARAQELFPPSDCITKWYKQWKKR, encoded by the coding sequence ATGAATGCGATCCTGGTAGACGATGAACCACACGCCTTGGATTACCTAGAACGTCATCTCGCAAAGATCAGTAACATAGAAGTTGTCGGGAAATATATTGACCCGTTTGTCGGGAAAGAAAAAACTATCGAGAAAGCGGTAGATGTTGTTTTTTTAGATATTAATTTACCGAAAATGAATGGTCTTCAACTAGCAGAGCAGATTTTGGCAAGAAAGCCAGATGTCACGGTCGTCTTTGTTACGGCGTGCGATGAGTATGCGGTACACGCTTTTGAAGTCAACGCGTTAGACTACTTAGTAAAACCAGTCCGCAGTGACCGTTTGCGAAAAACAATTGCACGTATTGAAGAACATCTGCGCACAAAAAAGAACAGACAACGTCCGCAAGATGAACCGATTCGCGTCAACGTATGTAGACAGTTAACGGTACAAGCGGAAAATGAACTCGCAGAAATGATCCGTTGGCGAACGGCAAGGGCACAGGAGCTGTTTCCGCCAAGTGATTGTATAACTAAATGGTATAAGCAATGGAAGAAGAGGTAA
- a CDS encoding glycoside hydrolase family 65 protein — MSWTVNSRDLSPQALLNEESLFSLANGYLGVRGNFEEGYGDGMASIRGTYINAFYDTVDIAYGEKFVGYPVTQQKLLNVIDAQTITIALVEEESAEEVSLFAGEVLAYERVLRLDQGVSERRLHWRSPRGKEVKLTFKRLVSFTKRELFLQEVTVEPVNFYGTLQLTVEVNGDVENYTAKNDPRVATGDAKRLTVTRAGHRNGTMFAEAVTERSKLQTACAVACDLSVPFEREDAVTDTAVQAVFTCDLTQTVIFTKKNVFTDTLRHGEQPLARAGELVDGLKAYTFKEAAEAQAAYLRRFWQTTDVQINGEAKLQEAIRFNLYHLLQAVGRDRHANIAAKGLSGEGYEGHYFWDTEIYMLPVFSLTNPELAKHLLLYRHTILKAARARAREMGHKQGALYPWRTIAGSECSAYYPAGSAQYHISGDVAYSYVQYYLATKDVDFLVKYGAEVLFETARLWLDVGHEQDGAFKIDAVTGPDEYTCIVNNNYYTNAMAKYNLTWAAKVYALLQEKAEEPLRALARRIKLTPAEVSTWQQAAERMYLPYDPERGINPQDDTFLQKAVWDFANTPKENYPLLLHYHPLTLYRHQVCKQADTVLAHFLLEDEQPFAVIKNSYDYYEQITTHDSSLSSCVYSMMAAKVGYEEKAYRYFTETARLDLDNLHGNTKDGLHMANMGGTWLAIVFGFAGLRLKETGISFAPMLPREWQSYAFNLMYEGNLLRVTVTEKEMSIQLVEGERLNVAIDGRVYKVNRAAGVKVPLIRQ; from the coding sequence ATGTCTTGGACCGTTAATTCGCGCGACTTATCCCCACAAGCGCTGCTGAACGAAGAAAGTTTGTTTTCCCTCGCGAACGGCTACCTCGGGGTGCGCGGAAATTTTGAAGAAGGTTACGGCGACGGCATGGCGTCGATTCGCGGCACATACATTAACGCCTTTTACGACACCGTCGACATTGCCTACGGGGAAAAGTTTGTCGGTTACCCCGTGACACAGCAAAAACTACTCAACGTCATCGATGCGCAAACGATTACGATTGCCCTCGTTGAAGAAGAGAGCGCAGAGGAAGTGTCACTGTTCGCGGGAGAGGTGCTCGCGTATGAACGGGTGCTGCGCTTGGACCAAGGGGTGAGCGAACGACGCCTGCATTGGCGTTCGCCGCGCGGTAAAGAAGTGAAGCTAACGTTTAAACGGCTCGTTTCGTTTACGAAGCGGGAGCTGTTCCTGCAAGAAGTGACAGTTGAACCGGTCAATTTTTACGGCACCTTGCAATTGACCGTAGAAGTTAACGGCGATGTAGAAAATTATACAGCAAAAAACGACCCGCGTGTCGCGACTGGCGACGCGAAGCGGCTGACTGTGACGCGCGCGGGACATAGGAATGGAACGATGTTCGCGGAAGCAGTGACAGAGCGGTCGAAACTGCAGACGGCGTGTGCCGTCGCTTGCGACCTGAGTGTTCCTTTTGAGCGAGAGGATGCCGTGACGGACACTGCCGTGCAAGCGGTGTTTACGTGTGACCTTACGCAAACCGTCATTTTTACGAAAAAAAATGTGTTCACTGATACGTTGCGACACGGGGAGCAGCCGCTAGCCAGAGCAGGCGAACTTGTGGACGGGCTGAAGGCGTACACGTTTAAAGAGGCGGCTGAGGCGCAGGCAGCTTACTTGCGTCGCTTCTGGCAGACGACTGACGTACAAATTAACGGCGAGGCCAAGTTGCAGGAAGCAATTCGCTTTAATTTGTATCACTTGCTGCAGGCGGTCGGACGCGACCGACACGCGAACATCGCGGCTAAAGGCCTCTCCGGCGAAGGGTACGAAGGACATTATTTTTGGGACACGGAAATATATATGTTACCCGTTTTTTCGCTCACGAACCCCGAATTAGCGAAGCATTTGCTCCTATACCGACATACGATTCTCAAGGCAGCGCGGGCGCGAGCACGAGAAATGGGGCATAAGCAAGGCGCCCTTTACCCGTGGCGCACGATCGCCGGCAGCGAATGTTCCGCCTACTATCCGGCTGGCAGCGCGCAGTACCACATTAGTGGAGATGTCGCCTACAGTTATGTGCAATATTATTTGGCGACGAAAGACGTCGATTTTTTAGTAAAATACGGGGCGGAAGTACTGTTTGAGACGGCGCGCCTCTGGCTCGACGTCGGCCACGAGCAGGACGGCGCGTTCAAAATTGATGCTGTAACCGGACCGGACGAATACACGTGTATCGTGAACAACAACTACTACACGAATGCAATGGCGAAGTACAATTTGACGTGGGCGGCGAAAGTGTATGCCCTTTTGCAAGAAAAGGCGGAGGAGCCGTTACGCGCCTTGGCTCGGCGGATCAAGCTTACGCCCGCCGAAGTGTCCACCTGGCAGCAGGCGGCAGAACGGATGTATTTACCGTACGACCCCGAGCGAGGCATCAATCCGCAAGACGATACCTTTTTGCAAAAGGCGGTATGGGATTTTGCCAATACGCCTAAGGAGAACTATCCGCTACTCCTACACTACCATCCGTTGACGCTTTACCGCCATCAAGTATGTAAGCAAGCGGACACAGTGCTCGCTCACTTCCTGTTGGAAGATGAACAACCCTTTGCTGTCATCAAAAACTCGTACGATTACTACGAGCAAATTACGACGCACGATTCCTCCCTCTCCTCGTGCGTGTACAGCATGATGGCGGCGAAAGTCGGTTACGAGGAGAAAGCGTATCGTTACTTTACGGAAACGGCACGCCTCGATTTGGATAATTTGCACGGCAATACGAAAGACGGCCTGCACATGGCGAACATGGGCGGGACGTGGTTGGCGATCGTCTTCGGTTTCGCTGGTCTCCGCCTGAAAGAGACGGGAATTTCTTTTGCACCAATGCTACCGCGCGAATGGCAGTCGTATGCCTTTAATCTGATGTACGAAGGGAATTTGTTGCGCGTAACCGTGACGGAGAAAGAGATGTCCATTCAACTCGTGGAGGGGGAGCGGCTTAACGTAGCGATCGACGGTCGCGTGTATAAGGTGAACCGGGCTGCAGGGGTCAAGGTGCCACTCATTAGGCAATAG
- a CDS encoding helix-turn-helix domain-containing protein: MTQSVGQQVRKLREQKRMSLTELSERANVAKSYISSLERDLQSNPSIQLLKKIADVLNVSVETLVYGDDDGGHSHSSSEIPDEWKYLVKPAVDLQVSPTQFLRFLEKEQRDEEHE; the protein is encoded by the coding sequence GTGACACAATCTGTCGGTCAACAAGTAAGAAAACTCCGCGAGCAAAAAAGAATGTCCCTAACCGAGCTATCCGAACGCGCAAATGTCGCCAAATCGTATATCAGTTCTTTGGAGCGGGATTTGCAGTCAAACCCATCCATTCAGCTTCTCAAAAAAATTGCGGACGTCCTAAACGTATCGGTCGAGACATTGGTCTATGGAGATGACGATGGTGGACACTCGCATAGCTCCAGTGAAATTCCAGACGAGTGGAAATATCTTGTCAAGCCCGCAGTCGACTTACAAGTAAGTCCTACTCAATTTCTAAGGTTTTTAGAAAAGGAACAGCGGGACGAAGAGCATGAGTAG
- a CDS encoding DUF309 domain-containing protein translates to MNVQETISHDYPRRYIEFLYHFSTTRDFLQCHELLEELWVAEGRQHLFYQGLLQIATALHHFKKGNLKGARKLFRVGAEKTGQFPDEHLGIDVQQLTKDAKEYYAKITVYEKEPFDFYVFDIVIRDRELEALVAAVK, encoded by the coding sequence ATGAACGTGCAGGAAACGATCTCACACGACTACCCTCGCCGATACATCGAATTTTTATACCATTTCAGTACGACGCGGGATTTTTTGCAATGCCACGAATTGCTGGAGGAGTTGTGGGTAGCAGAAGGACGGCAGCATCTGTTTTATCAAGGGTTACTACAAATCGCGACCGCGCTGCATCATTTTAAGAAAGGGAATCTTAAAGGCGCGCGAAAATTGTTTCGCGTTGGGGCGGAAAAAACAGGGCAGTTCCCCGACGAACATCTCGGCATTGATGTCCAGCAATTAACGAAGGATGCGAAAGAATACTACGCAAAAATAACGGTGTACGAGAAGGAGCCGTTTGACTTTTACGTCTTTGACATCGTGATCCGCGACCGCGAACTCGAGGCGCTAGTAGCAGCGGTCAAATAA